One genomic segment of Burkholderiaceae bacterium includes these proteins:
- the rplV gene encoding 50S ribosomal protein L22: protein METRAVLRGVRLSADKGRLVADLIRGKKVDQALNILNFTQKKAAPIVRKVLESAIANAEHNDGADIDELRVKTIYVEQGATLKRSAARAKGRGARLVKPTCHVYVTVGN from the coding sequence ATGGAAACTCGTGCAGTCCTCCGGGGTGTGCGCCTGTCGGCCGACAAGGGCCGTCTGGTGGCCGACCTGATCCGCGGCAAGAAGGTGGACCAGGCCCTGAACATCCTCAACTTCACGCAGAAGAAGGCCGCGCCCATCGTGCGCAAGGTGCTCGAGTCGGCGATCGCCAACGCCGAGCACAACGACGGCGCCGACATCGACGAGCTGCGTGTCAAGACCATCTACGTCGAGCAGGGCGCCACGCTCAAGCGCTCGGCCGCCCGCGCCAAGGGCCGCGGCGCGCGCCTGGTCAAGCCCACGTGCCATGTGTACGTGACGGTGGGCAACTAA
- the rpsC gene encoding 30S ribosomal protein S3 gives MGQKIHPTGFRLAVSRNWASRWYASNRDFAGMLAEDIKVRELLKAKLKNAAVSRVLIERPAKNARITIYSARPGVVIGKKGEDIEKLKKELAGQLGVPVAVNIEEIRKPEVDAQLIADSITQQLEKRIMFRRAMKRAMQNAMRLGAQGIKIMSAGRLNGIEIARTEWYREGRVPLHTLRAEIDYGFSEAKTTYGVIGVKVWVYKGDNLGRTDAPSLDSTPRPEGEERRGPRGPRRDGRGGPGGDRRGGPRRDARGGAGAPADGSDKPAEGQGADAQPAVKRVRKAAAPAAAADGAKGE, from the coding sequence ATGGGACAAAAAATCCATCCGACCGGCTTTCGCCTCGCCGTCAGCCGCAACTGGGCCAGCCGCTGGTACGCCAGCAACCGTGACTTTGCCGGCATGCTGGCCGAAGATATCAAGGTGCGCGAGCTGCTCAAGGCCAAGCTCAAGAACGCCGCCGTCTCGCGCGTGCTGATCGAGCGCCCCGCCAAGAACGCCCGCATCACCATCTACTCGGCGCGTCCGGGCGTGGTGATCGGCAAGAAGGGCGAGGACATCGAGAAGCTCAAGAAGGAACTGGCGGGCCAGCTCGGCGTGCCGGTGGCCGTCAACATCGAGGAAATCCGCAAGCCCGAGGTTGACGCCCAGCTGATCGCCGACTCGATCACCCAGCAGCTCGAAAAGCGCATCATGTTCCGCCGCGCCATGAAGCGCGCCATGCAGAACGCCATGCGCCTGGGCGCGCAGGGCATCAAGATCATGTCCGCCGGCCGCCTGAACGGCATCGAGATCGCCCGCACCGAGTGGTACCGCGAAGGCCGCGTGCCGCTGCACACGCTGCGCGCCGAGATCGACTACGGCTTCTCCGAAGCCAAGACCACCTACGGCGTCATCGGCGTCAAGGTGTGGGTCTACAAGGGCGACAACCTGGGCCGCACCGACGCGCCCTCGCTGGACAGCACGCCGCGCCCCGAGGGCGAGGAGCGCCGCGGTCCGCGTGGCCCGCGCCGTGACGGCCGCGGCGGCCCCGGCGGCGATCGCCGTGGCGGCCCGCGCCGCGATGCCCGTGGTGGCGCCGGCGCGCCGGCCGACGGCAGCGACAAACCCGCGGAAGGCCAGGGCGCCGACGCACAACCCGCCGTTAAGCGCGTCCGCAAAGCCGCCGCGCCCGCTGCAGCAGCGGACGGCGCCAAAGGAGAATAA
- the rplP gene encoding 50S ribosomal protein L16, which yields MLQPARRKYRKEHKGRNTGIATRGNSVAFGDFGLKSTDRGRLTARQIESARRAISRHVKRGGRIWIRVFPDKPISTKPAEVRMGNGKGNPEYYVAEIQPGKVLYEIVGVPEALAREAFALAAAKLPLRTTFVARMIGQ from the coding sequence ATGCTGCAACCCGCTCGCAGAAAGTACCGCAAGGAGCACAAGGGCCGCAACACCGGCATTGCCACGCGCGGCAATTCGGTGGCTTTTGGCGACTTCGGCCTCAAGTCCACCGACCGCGGCCGCCTGACGGCGCGCCAGATCGAGTCCGCCCGTCGTGCCATCTCGCGCCACGTCAAGCGCGGCGGCCGCATCTGGATCCGCGTGTTTCCGGACAAGCCCATTTCCACCAAGCCGGCCGAAGTCCGCATGGGCAACGGCAAGGGCAACCCCGAGTACTACGTGGCCGAGATTCAGCCCGGCAAGGTGCTGTACGAGATCGTCGGCGTGCCCGAGGCCCTGGCGCGCGAGGCGTTTGCCCTGGCCGCCGCCAAGCTGCCGCTGCGTACGACCTTCGTCGCCCGCATGATCGGCCAGTAA
- the rpmC gene encoding 50S ribosomal protein L29 — protein MTMKTAELRQKDVAGLQAEVKELQKAHFNLRMQKATQQLNNTAQLAQTRRSIARAKTVLAEKQAAAK, from the coding sequence ATGACGATGAAAACCGCTGAATTGCGCCAGAAGGACGTCGCCGGCCTGCAGGCCGAGGTGAAGGAGCTGCAAAAGGCTCACTTCAACCTGCGCATGCAGAAGGCCACGCAGCAGCTCAACAACACGGCTCAGCTCGCCCAGACGCGCCGCTCCATCGCGCGCGCCAAGACCGTGCTGGCCGAAAAGCAGGCTGCGGCCAAGTAA
- the rpsQ gene encoding 30S ribosomal protein S17 has translation MTEAKPSLKRTLIGKVVSDKRAKTVTVLIERRVKHPIYDKIVMRSSKYHAHDEKGEFKLGDTIEITESRPLSKTKNWVATRLVQKAAQV, from the coding sequence ATGACGGAAGCCAAACCATCCCTCAAGCGCACCCTGATCGGCAAGGTGGTGAGCGACAAGCGCGCCAAGACCGTGACGGTGCTGATCGAGCGCCGGGTCAAGCACCCGATCTACGACAAGATCGTGATGCGCTCCAGCAAGTACCACGCCCACGACGAAAAGGGCGAGTTCAAGCTGGGCGACACCATCGAGATCACCGAAAGCCGCCCGCTGTCCAAGACCAAGAACTGGGTGGCCACGCGCCTGGTGCAGAAGGCCGCGCAGGTCTGA
- a CDS encoding peroxiredoxin produces MIKVGDTLPAVTLAEYVEVEGNGCSIGPNPVAVAQAAAGKTIALFAVPGAFTPTCSAKHVPSYLQNAEALKAAGVDEIWCLAVNDAFVMGAWARDEKTAGKIRMLADGDAAFAKAAGLTLDLTGKGLGLRSNRYSMLVKDGKVATLNIEGPGKFEVSDGATLLAQAKG; encoded by the coding sequence ATGATCAAGGTTGGAGACACACTGCCCGCCGTCACGCTGGCCGAGTACGTCGAGGTCGAGGGCAACGGCTGCAGCATCGGCCCCAATCCGGTTGCCGTGGCGCAGGCCGCCGCCGGTAAGACCATCGCGCTGTTTGCCGTGCCCGGCGCCTTCACGCCCACCTGCTCGGCCAAGCACGTGCCCAGCTACCTGCAGAACGCCGAGGCGCTGAAGGCCGCCGGCGTGGACGAGATCTGGTGCCTGGCGGTCAACGACGCCTTCGTGATGGGCGCCTGGGCGCGCGACGAGAAGACCGCCGGCAAGATCCGCATGCTGGCCGACGGCGACGCGGCCTTCGCCAAGGCCGCGGGCCTGACGCTGGACCTGACCGGCAAGGGCCTGGGCCTGCGCAGCAACCGCTACTCGATGCTGGTCAAGGACGGCAAGGTCGCCACCCTCAACATCGAGGGGCCGGGCAAGTTCGAGGTCAGCGACGGCGCCACGCTGCTGGCGCAGGCCAAGGGCTGA
- a CDS encoding GNAT family N-acetyltransferase, producing the protein MDTRPPIDLIVAQSPEELAGARALFQEYAEQLGVDLDFQHFEAELAELPGDYAAPRGTLLLARVDGELAGCCALRPIDDVDYANAAEMKRLYVRKAFRGFGLGRQLAEAILEAALQIGYGCVLLDTLDDMESARALYEDLGFEEIPPYYHNPLPGAHYLKVDLDAL; encoded by the coding sequence GTGGATACGCGCCCTCCCATCGACCTGATCGTCGCCCAAAGCCCCGAGGAGCTGGCCGGCGCGCGCGCCCTGTTCCAGGAATACGCCGAGCAACTGGGCGTCGATCTGGACTTCCAGCACTTCGAGGCCGAGCTGGCCGAGCTTCCGGGCGACTACGCCGCGCCGCGCGGCACGCTGCTGCTGGCGCGGGTCGACGGCGAGCTGGCGGGCTGCTGCGCGCTGCGCCCGATCGACGACGTGGACTACGCCAACGCCGCCGAGATGAAACGCCTGTACGTGCGCAAGGCGTTTCGCGGCTTCGGCCTGGGCCGCCAGCTGGCCGAAGCCATCCTGGAGGCGGCCCTGCAGATCGGCTACGGCTGCGTGCTGCTGGACACGCTGGACGACATGGAGTCGGCACGCGCGCTGTACGAGGACCTGGGGTTCGAGGAAATCCCGCCCTACTACCACAACCCGCTGCCGGGGGCGCACTACCTGAAGGTGGACCTGGACGCCTTGTGA
- a CDS encoding cytochrome b/b6 domain-containing protein: MQSVRIWDLPTRLFHWLLALAVVAMLATGMIGGEALNLHMRIGYGVFALLLFRLAWGVVGGRWSRFASFVPTPARLARYLKGGASAAELAGHNPLGALSVLAMLAALGLQVGAGLFSDDEIAYSGPLAARVSSAAVKLATRYHTTLGKLLVIALVILHVAAIVWYQRHGRKLVRPMVSGDKALAEPVPAARDDALTRAAALVLLALAGGVVYAVVQWGNAAGLG; encoded by the coding sequence ATGCAAAGCGTGCGCATCTGGGATTTGCCCACCCGCCTGTTCCACTGGCTGCTGGCGCTGGCCGTGGTCGCCATGCTGGCCACCGGCATGATCGGGGGCGAGGCCCTGAACCTGCACATGCGCATCGGCTACGGGGTGTTCGCCCTGCTGCTGTTTCGCCTGGCCTGGGGCGTGGTGGGCGGGCGCTGGTCACGCTTTGCCAGCTTCGTGCCAACCCCGGCGCGACTGGCGCGCTACCTGAAGGGCGGCGCCAGCGCGGCCGAGCTGGCGGGGCACAACCCGCTGGGCGCGCTGTCGGTGCTGGCCATGCTGGCGGCGCTGGGCCTGCAGGTGGGCGCGGGCCTTTTTTCGGACGACGAAATCGCCTACTCGGGGCCGCTGGCCGCGCGGGTGTCGAGCGCGGCCGTCAAGCTGGCCACGCGCTACCACACCACGCTGGGCAAGCTGCTGGTGATCGCCCTGGTGATCCTGCACGTGGCCGCGATCGTCTGGTACCAGCGGCATGGCCGCAAGCTGGTGCGCCCCATGGTGAGCGGCGACAAGGCGCTGGCCGAGCCGGTGCCGGCAGCGCGCGACGACGCCCTCACGCGGGCCGCCGCGCTCGTCCTGCTGGCCCTGGCCGGCGGCGTGGTCTATGCGGTGGTGCAATGGGGCAACGCGGCGGGACTGGGATAG
- a CDS encoding cytochrome c — translation MKTPVIVSLALAASLVSVSASAQFAKPEDAIKYRQSALTVMGASFARLGAMANGKLPYDAAAAASNAEVVAFMSHLPWQGFGPGTDKGRETAARPEIWQEQAKFKERAEKMQATVAQTLLPAARSGNLDQLKAAFGPTAQSCKACHDDFRRK, via the coding sequence ATGAAAACCCCCGTCATCGTTTCGCTGGCCCTGGCGGCCTCGCTCGTTTCTGTCTCGGCATCCGCCCAGTTCGCCAAGCCCGAAGACGCCATCAAATACCGCCAGAGCGCGCTCACCGTGATGGGCGCGTCCTTTGCGCGCCTGGGCGCCATGGCCAATGGCAAGCTGCCGTACGACGCCGCGGCCGCGGCATCGAATGCCGAGGTGGTGGCCTTCATGTCCCACCTGCCCTGGCAGGGCTTCGGCCCCGGCACCGACAAGGGCCGCGAGACCGCGGCCCGCCCCGAGATCTGGCAGGAGCAGGCCAAGTTCAAGGAGCGCGCCGAGAAGATGCAGGCCACCGTGGCGCAAACCCTGCTGCCGGCCGCCAGGAGCGGCAACCTCGATCAACTGAAAGCCGCCTTCGGCCCCACGGCGCAAAGCTGCAAGGCCTGCCACGACGACTTCCGCCGCAAGTGA
- a CDS encoding TlpA family protein disulfide reductase, whose translation MASPTRRIALAALVGASALLAGCGNDAAPLSTFVLLDGSSQTTQQLKGKVTLVNFWATSCTTCVGEMPQVIATYDKYKDKGYDTIAVAMQYDPPSYVVNFAQTRKLPFKVAIDNTGAVAKAWGDVQLTPTTYVVDKQGQIVKKYVGAPDFAELHKLIEKLLAEA comes from the coding sequence ATCGCATCCCCCACCCGCCGCATCGCCCTGGCCGCCCTGGTCGGCGCCAGCGCGCTGCTGGCCGGCTGCGGCAACGACGCCGCGCCGCTGTCCACCTTCGTGCTGCTGGACGGCTCCAGCCAGACCACCCAGCAGCTCAAGGGCAAGGTCACCCTGGTCAATTTCTGGGCCACCAGCTGCACCACCTGCGTGGGCGAGATGCCGCAGGTGATCGCCACCTACGACAAGTACAAGGACAAGGGCTACGACACCATTGCCGTGGCCATGCAGTACGACCCGCCCAGCTACGTCGTCAACTTCGCGCAGACGCGCAAGCTGCCCTTCAAGGTCGCCATCGACAACACCGGCGCGGTGGCCAAGGCCTGGGGCGACGTGCAGCTCACGCCCACCACCTACGTCGTCGACAAGCAGGGCCAGATCGTCAAGAAATACGTGGGCGCGCCCGACTTTGCCGAGCTGCACAAGCTGATCGAAAAGCTGCTGGCCGAAGCCTGA
- a CDS encoding alpha/beta hydrolase: protein MANYLLVHGAWGGAWYWRPVQHALIRAGHNAHAVTLTGLGERAHLLSSGITLETHIADVRGALAAEELADCILVVHSYAGMLGTAVADREPAGTLRHLVYVDAVVPRPGESWSSTHGRATRQARLAAAAATPDFGFPPPDPGVFGLQDADYEWVRRRQTPHPGHTYEAPLAFDPARVARVPRTFIDCTQPALATIDAIRPRVRDAGFWDGAWLPGSRVVELATGHDPMLSERAAMTRLLLELA, encoded by the coding sequence ATGGCCAACTACCTGCTCGTGCACGGCGCCTGGGGCGGCGCGTGGTACTGGCGGCCGGTGCAGCACGCGCTGATCCGCGCCGGCCACAACGCGCACGCCGTCACCCTCACCGGCCTGGGCGAGCGCGCGCACCTGCTCTCGAGCGGCATCACGCTGGAGACGCACATCGCCGACGTGCGCGGCGCGCTGGCGGCCGAAGAGCTTGCCGACTGCATCCTGGTCGTGCACTCCTACGCCGGCATGCTGGGCACCGCCGTGGCCGACCGCGAGCCGGCGGGGACACTCAGGCACCTGGTCTACGTCGACGCCGTGGTGCCGCGCCCCGGCGAGAGCTGGAGCAGCACGCACGGCCGCGCCACCCGCCAGGCGCGCCTGGCCGCGGCCGCCGCCACGCCCGACTTCGGCTTTCCGCCGCCCGACCCGGGGGTGTTCGGCCTGCAGGACGCGGACTACGAGTGGGTCAGGCGCCGCCAGACGCCGCACCCCGGCCACACCTACGAGGCGCCGCTCGCCTTCGACCCCGCGCGCGTGGCCCGCGTGCCGCGCACCTTCATCGACTGCACCCAGCCGGCGCTGGCCACCATCGACGCCATCCGCCCGCGCGTGCGCGACGCCGGCTTCTGGGACGGCGCCTGGCTGCCGGGCAGCCGCGTCGTCGAGCTGGCCACCGGGCACGACCCCATGCTCAGCGAGCGCGCCGCCATGACGCGCCTGCTGCTGGAGCTGGCCTGA
- a CDS encoding CoA transferase, which yields MNSLDGIRVLDLSRILAGPWCTQTLADLGADVIKIERPGSGDDTRGWGPPFLVGDDGRETPDAAYYLSANRNKRSVGCDIARPEGQQLIRALVAHCDVFIENFKVGDMARYGLDYASLAAINPRLVYCSLTGFGQTGPYAARAGYDYAVQGMGGLMSVTGERDDRGGGPQKVGVAVADLFTGMYSAVGILAALRHAERTGRGQHLDMALLDTQAAMLANLGANYLVSGKVPGRAGNAHQNIVPYQVFEVAPKPDGSADHIILAVGNDGQYAKFCQVAGRPELAQDARFAKNRDRVTHRAILVPLLEAVMKTRAKADWLTALEAAQVPCGAINNLAEVFSDPQVQERAMVDTWQHPAKRDLRLVASPLKLSRTPVRRDRPPPLLGQHTEEVLGELLGWDAERIAALRAQGAI from the coding sequence ATGAACTCACTGGATGGCATTCGCGTTCTGGACCTGTCCCGCATCCTGGCCGGCCCCTGGTGCACCCAGACCCTGGCCGACCTGGGCGCCGACGTGATCAAGATCGAGCGGCCGGGCAGCGGCGACGACACGCGCGGCTGGGGCCCGCCCTTCCTGGTGGGCGACGACGGCCGGGAGACGCCCGACGCGGCCTACTACCTCAGCGCCAACCGCAACAAGCGCTCCGTCGGCTGCGACATCGCGCGGCCCGAGGGCCAGCAGCTGATCCGCGCGCTGGTGGCGCACTGCGACGTGTTCATCGAGAACTTCAAGGTCGGCGACATGGCGCGCTACGGGCTGGATTACGCCAGCCTGGCGGCCATCAACCCGCGCCTGGTGTACTGCAGCCTGACCGGCTTTGGCCAGACCGGCCCCTACGCCGCGCGCGCCGGCTACGACTACGCCGTGCAGGGCATGGGCGGACTGATGAGCGTGACCGGCGAGCGCGACGACCGGGGCGGCGGCCCGCAAAAGGTGGGCGTGGCGGTGGCCGACCTGTTCACCGGCATGTACAGCGCGGTCGGCATCCTGGCCGCGCTGCGCCACGCCGAGCGCACCGGCCGCGGCCAGCACCTGGACATGGCCCTGCTCGACACCCAGGCCGCCATGCTGGCCAACCTGGGCGCCAACTACCTGGTCAGCGGCAAGGTGCCGGGCCGCGCCGGCAACGCGCACCAGAACATCGTGCCCTACCAGGTGTTCGAGGTGGCGCCCAAGCCCGACGGCAGCGCCGACCACATCATCCTGGCGGTGGGCAACGACGGCCAGTACGCCAAGTTCTGCCAGGTGGCCGGACGGCCCGAGCTGGCGCAGGACGCGCGCTTCGCCAAGAACCGCGACCGCGTGACGCACCGCGCCATCCTGGTGCCGCTGCTGGAGGCCGTGATGAAAACCCGCGCCAAGGCCGACTGGCTGACCGCGCTCGAGGCGGCCCAGGTGCCCTGCGGCGCCATCAACAACCTGGCCGAGGTGTTCAGCGACCCGCAGGTGCAGGAGCGCGCCATGGTGGACACCTGGCAGCACCCCGCCAAGCGCGATCTGCGCCTGGTGGCCAGCCCGCTCAAGCTGAGCCGCACGCCCGTGCGCCGCGACCGGCCGCCACCGCTGCTGGGCCAGCACACCGAGGAGGTGCTGGGCGAGCTGCTGGGCTGGGACGCCGAGCGCATCGCGGCGCTGCGCGCGCAAGGCGCGATTTGA
- a CDS encoding PTS fructose transporter subunit IIA, with the protein MNAVIVIAHAPLASALREAALHVLADCAPDLQAVDVQASDAPEASLADARAALARCAGSEGVLILADVLGATPCNVATRLLAGERTRLLAGVNLPMLLRSLCYRHEPLAALAQRALAGGAGGVVEVPAPPADQPANPTAP; encoded by the coding sequence ATGAACGCCGTGATCGTGATTGCCCATGCCCCGCTGGCCAGCGCCCTGCGCGAGGCCGCGCTGCACGTGCTGGCCGACTGCGCGCCCGACCTGCAGGCGGTGGACGTGCAGGCCAGCGATGCGCCCGAGGCCAGCCTGGCCGACGCGCGGGCCGCGCTGGCGCGCTGCGCCGGCAGCGAGGGCGTGCTGATCCTGGCCGACGTGCTGGGCGCCACGCCCTGCAACGTGGCCACGCGCCTGCTGGCGGGCGAGCGCACGCGGTTGCTGGCCGGCGTCAACCTGCCCATGCTGCTGCGCTCGCTGTGCTATCGCCACGAGCCGCTGGCCGCCCTGGCCCAGCGCGCGCTGGCCGGCGGCGCCGGCGGCGTGGTCGAGGTGCCGGCGCCGCCCGCTGATCAACCCGCCAACCCCACCGCACCATGA
- a CDS encoding HPr family phosphocarrier protein, with the protein MTRSEVTISNKLGLHARASAKLTKLAASYPCEVWMSRGERRINAKSIMGVMMLAAGIGSVVQIETEGEREQEAMDALLGLINDKFGEGQ; encoded by the coding sequence ATGACGCGCAGCGAAGTCACCATCTCCAACAAGCTGGGCCTGCATGCCCGCGCCTCGGCCAAGCTGACCAAGCTGGCCGCCAGCTACCCCTGCGAGGTGTGGATGAGCCGCGGCGAGCGGCGCATCAACGCCAAGAGCATCATGGGCGTGATGATGCTGGCCGCCGGCATCGGCAGCGTGGTGCAGATCGAGACCGAGGGCGAGCGCGAGCAGGAGGCCATGGACGCGCTGCTGGGGCTGATCAACGACAAGTTCGGGGAAGGGCAGTGA
- the ptsP gene encoding phosphoenolpyruvate--protein phosphotransferase: MTIAIHGLPVARGIAIGRAVMVASSRVEVVHDFIEPGQVEAEVARLRAARGAVVAELQRMQRELPRDVPPELTALLDVHLMLLQDEVITAGVRQWITERHYNAEWALVSQLEVLTRQFDEMEDAYLRERKADLEQVVERVLRRLKGQAPPVALAAPRAARAEGEALVLVAHDLSPADMLQFKKSVFAGFVTDLGGKTSHTAIVARSMDIPAVVGARVASDLVRQDDVLIIDGDAGVILVDPSPIIRDEYAYKQRQAELERGRLARLKHTPALTLDGERIELLANIEQPDDTPAALDAGAVGVGLFRSEFLFMGREGKLPDEEEQYQAYRRAVEGMHGMPVTIRTIDVGADKPLDDRRESTHLNPALGLRAIRWSLSEPAMFLTQLRALLRAAAHGQVHVLIPMLAHASEIRQTLELLAQARAQLDARGQVYGAVKLGAMIEVPAAALTVRMFLRHFDFLSVGTNDLTQYTLAIDRADDSVAHLYDPLHPAVLHLLAATIAAGREQGKPVTVCGEMAGDPAMTRLLLGLGLRSFSMHPAQILTVKQEILRADAGKLAPWAQVVIASDEPAALLAE; this comes from the coding sequence ATGACCATCGCCATCCACGGGTTGCCCGTCGCGCGCGGCATCGCCATCGGCCGCGCGGTGATGGTGGCGTCCAGCCGGGTCGAGGTGGTGCACGACTTCATCGAGCCCGGCCAGGTGGAGGCCGAGGTGGCGCGCCTGCGCGCCGCGCGCGGCGCCGTGGTGGCCGAGCTGCAGCGCATGCAGCGCGAGCTGCCGCGCGACGTGCCGCCCGAGCTCACGGCGCTGCTGGACGTGCACCTGATGCTGCTGCAGGACGAGGTCATCACCGCCGGCGTGCGCCAGTGGATCACCGAGCGCCACTACAACGCCGAGTGGGCGCTGGTCAGCCAGCTCGAGGTGCTGACGCGCCAGTTCGACGAGATGGAGGACGCCTACCTGCGCGAGCGCAAGGCCGACCTGGAGCAGGTGGTCGAGCGTGTGCTGCGGCGCCTCAAGGGCCAGGCGCCGCCGGTGGCGCTGGCCGCGCCGCGCGCCGCGCGCGCCGAGGGCGAGGCGCTGGTGCTGGTGGCGCACGACCTGTCGCCGGCCGACATGCTGCAGTTCAAGAAGAGCGTGTTCGCCGGCTTCGTCACCGACCTGGGCGGCAAGACCAGCCACACCGCCATCGTCGCGCGCAGCATGGACATCCCGGCCGTGGTGGGCGCGCGCGTGGCCAGCGACCTGGTGCGCCAGGACGACGTGCTCATCATCGACGGCGACGCCGGCGTGATCCTGGTCGACCCCTCGCCCATCATCCGCGACGAATACGCCTACAAGCAGCGCCAGGCCGAGCTGGAGCGCGGGCGCCTGGCGCGCCTGAAGCACACCCCGGCGCTGACGCTGGACGGCGAGCGCATCGAGCTGCTGGCCAACATCGAGCAGCCCGACGACACCCCCGCCGCGCTGGACGCGGGCGCGGTGGGCGTGGGGCTGTTTCGCAGCGAATTCCTGTTCATGGGGCGCGAGGGCAAGCTGCCCGACGAGGAAGAGCAGTACCAGGCCTACCGGCGCGCGGTGGAGGGCATGCACGGCATGCCGGTCACCATCCGCACCATCGACGTCGGCGCCGACAAGCCGCTGGACGACCGGCGCGAGAGCACGCACCTGAACCCCGCCCTGGGCCTGCGCGCCATCCGCTGGAGCCTGTCCGAGCCGGCCATGTTCCTGACCCAGCTGCGCGCCCTGCTGCGCGCCGCCGCGCACGGCCAGGTGCACGTGCTCATCCCCATGCTGGCGCACGCCAGCGAGATCCGCCAGACGCTGGAGCTGCTGGCGCAGGCGCGCGCGCAGCTGGACGCGCGCGGCCAGGTGTACGGCGCGGTCAAGCTGGGCGCCATGATCGAGGTGCCCGCCGCCGCGCTGACGGTCAGGATGTTCCTGCGCCACTTCGACTTCCTGTCGGTGGGCACCAACGACCTCACGCAGTACACCCTGGCCATCGACCGCGCCGACGATTCGGTGGCGCACCTGTACGACCCGCTGCACCCGGCGGTGCTGCACCTGCTGGCCGCCACCATCGCCGCCGGCCGCGAGCAGGGCAAGCCCGTCACCGTGTGCGGCGAGATGGCGGGCGACCCGGCCATGACGCGGCTGCTGCTGGGCCTGGGCCTGCGCAGCTTCTCGATGCACCCGGCGCAGATCCTCACCGTCAAGCAGGAAATCCTGCGCGCCGACGCCGGCAAGCTGGCGCCGTGGGCGCAGGTCGTGATCGCGAGCGACGAGCCGGCGGCGCTGCTGGCCGAGTGA
- a CDS encoding DMT family transporter: MHTPASNRLANTLALATIVLWASLATLGAALGHVPPFLLTGLGLLAGSLIALPMVRFDVRRLVVPWRTLALGVYGLFGYHFLLFTALGQAPAVEANLVNYLWPLGIVLMAPLLLPGVRLGAAHVGAALAGFAGAAIAILGRGGAAAEAPGHAALGFACAAGAAFIWSSYSLLTKRLALTGRDFPTAAIGGFGLVSGLLALACHALLEPAVSLSGRDVLLIAALGLGPLGGAFFLWDKALKLGDARQIGVLSYLTPLLSTALLLWSTGRAISGSVLLATVLILGAAVIGTRAR, translated from the coding sequence ATGCACACGCCCGCCTCCAACCGCCTGGCCAACACACTGGCCCTGGCCACCATCGTCCTGTGGGCCTCGCTGGCCACGCTGGGCGCGGCGCTGGGGCACGTGCCGCCCTTTCTGCTGACGGGCCTGGGCCTGCTGGCCGGCAGCCTGATCGCGCTGCCGATGGTGCGCTTCGACGTGCGGCGCCTGGTGGTTCCCTGGCGCACGCTGGCGCTGGGGGTGTACGGGCTGTTCGGCTACCACTTCCTGCTGTTCACCGCGCTGGGGCAGGCGCCCGCGGTGGAGGCCAACCTGGTCAACTACCTGTGGCCGCTGGGCATCGTGCTGATGGCGCCGCTGCTGCTGCCGGGCGTGCGCCTGGGCGCGGCGCACGTGGGCGCGGCGCTGGCGGGGTTTGCCGGCGCCGCCATCGCCATCCTGGGGCGCGGCGGCGCGGCGGCCGAGGCGCCGGGCCACGCGGCGCTGGGCTTTGCCTGCGCGGCGGGCGCGGCCTTCATCTGGTCCAGCTACTCGCTGCTGACCAAGCGCCTGGCGCTGACGGGGCGCGACTTTCCGACCGCGGCGATCGGCGGCTTCGGCCTGGTGTCGGGCCTGCTGGCGCTGGCCTGCCACGCGCTGCTGGAGCCGGCCGTGAGCCTGTCGGGGCGCGACGTGCTGCTGATCGCGGCGCTGGGCCTGGGCCCGCTGGGTGGCGCGTTCTTCTTGTGGGACAAGGCGCTGAAGCTGGGCGACGCGCGCCAGATCGGCGTGCTGAGCTACCTGACGCCGCTGCTGTCCACCGCGCTGCTGCTGTGGAGCACGGGGCGCGCCATCAGCGGCTCGGTGCTGCTGGCCACGGTGCTGATCCTGGGCGCCGCCGTGATCGGCACGCGCGCCCGGTAG